Proteins encoded by one window of Rutidosis leptorrhynchoides isolate AG116_Rl617_1_P2 chromosome 7, CSIRO_AGI_Rlap_v1, whole genome shotgun sequence:
- the LOC139860025 gene encoding uncharacterized protein, which yields MKILWFIVTPRSRTWMCFDAATEGHCLCITTTEDAQLEAVKEVHWKDEAIKGLIKQIEVKGDGTRYFAGRLWVPKYGELRKLVLDEAHKTRYSIHPGTGKMYHDIKEFYWWPNMKADVATYVSQCLTCVKVKVENQKPSGLLQQPIIPQWKWERITMDFITKLPRTVSGYDTIWIQERLKTAMSRQKSYADVRRKSLEFQVGDKVMLKVSPWKGVIRFGKRGKLSPRYVAPFEIIERIGPVVYRLKLPQELNCIHDAFHISNLKKCLSDDTLVIPLEEIRIDNKLHFIEEPAEIMDREVKRLKHSSIPIVKGLYNPGLTFKS from the exons atgaagattttgtggtttattgtgacgcCTCGGTCAAGGActtggatgtgttttgatgcagcgacagaaggtcattgcttatgcatcacgACAACTGAAG ATGCTCAGTTAGAAGCTGTGAAGGAGGTACATTGGAAGGATGAGGCGATTAAAGGATTGATTAAGCAAATTGAAGTAAAGGGTGATGGGACCcgatactttgcaggacgtctatGGGTACCAAAGTATGGTGAATTAAGAAAACTTGTGTTAGATGAAGCGCACAAGACGAGATACTCAATTCACCCTGGAACTGGGAAAATGTATCACGATATCAAggaattttattggtggcctaacatgaaagctgacgTTGCCACTTATGTGAGCCAATGCCTGACTTGTGTGAAAGTCAAAGTGGAGAATCAAAAACCGTCAGGGTTGTTACAACAACCGATAATcccacagtggaaatgggaaagaataaccatggattttatAACGAAGCTACCAAGAACCGTGAGTggttacgacactatttgg ATTCAAGAGAGATTGAAGACTGCCatgagccgacaaaagagctatgctgatgttcgaagaaaATCCTTAGAATTTCAGGTAGGAGATAAAGTCATGCTTAAAGTGTCTccctggaagggtgtgattcgatttgggaaacgaggaaaACTAAGCCCGAGATATGTTGCACCTTTCGAGATAATTGAAAGGATTGGTCCTGTGGTGTATCGTTTGAAACTACCTCAAGAATTGAATTGTATCCATGATGCTTTTCATatctcaaacttaaagaagtgtttgtccgatgacactctcgttattccattGGAAGAGATTCGTATAGACAATAAACTTCATTTTATCGAGGAACCAGCTGAGAtcatggatcgcgaggttaaacgCTTAAAGCATAGTAGTattccgattgtcaaa ggtttgtataacCCTGGTCTTACATTTAAGTCTTGA